A window of Salmo trutta chromosome 33, fSalTru1.1, whole genome shotgun sequence genomic DNA:
actactagctcagcactgggaataaATTACTTTTTTCTGTTAAGTCAAAGAGCAGTTACATTTCCAGCTCATTCAGTCAaataaagagtagccagtttttGCTCAGCTTGCTTTTacaacttgggggggggggggggggggaaacacaacacacacaaacaatagcTGCCTCTGTTCGCGCACACTGTGGTGTCCACGCATTCCTATATCAAACCGGCTGAAACCACCAAACAGCCTACCCTACCGCGCTGAGGCccccacatggtcctaaagcacagaACACCGATGCCTCTTTTTGTATTACAATGCAATGATataactgggggggacaaaaattatatttcagaatgtggggggtcatgtcccccctgtccccagtgaaagttgcgcccctgtctATCAATAATATTGTACTGCTCTACTCATTAATAACAGTGTCCATCTGTCCATCCCAGGAGAGGCTTTGGGTGCCAATGACAACGCTGCAACGCCTGGGCTACCACAGCCAGAGCTTTATGACAATGTTTATTTTGACTCTGATTCAGACGAGGAGGAAACTGCTCCAAGTAAGTGTGTAGCTAGAATTCATCTGTAAACCAAACATTGACTCTGAGGGCATAGATTAAGTCCTAACCTTGGACTTAAAAGGACAGAGTCCTATTGTTGTACAGATGATGCAATACGAAACACGATTGTTTGATCCTCTTCTGCAGGCAGTTCCTCGGGTCAGAGACACAGGAAACAGCGATCCATCCCCACCAACGATGAACTACTGTACGACCCGGATGAGGATGACCGGGATCAGGCATGGGTGGACGCCAAGAGGAGGAGGTAAGCAATGCATCCATCATACAAAATGATACAAAAGTGTTTTTGTGTGTAATAACAGGGTGAAGTTTGAAAGAATATCCAAATATTTAAGGTTGGTTTCTCAGACCCAGATTAGTAAAGCATGCTCAGTGGAGAATTTCCATTGATAGTGCTTTTTAGTCCATGAGTAGGGTTGGTTGTagtcacatacagtgccttcggaaagtattcagaccccttgagtttttttgttttttttttacgttacagccttattctaaaatggattaaataaaacaatttcctcagaaatctacacacaataccccataatgacaaaacgaaaacaggttcatagaaattttagcaaatttattaaaaccaaaaaacagaaataccttatttacataagtattcagaccctttgctatgagactcgaaattgaactgtttccattgatcatacttgacgtttctacaacttgattggagtccacctgtggaaaattctattgattggacatgatttggaatggcacgtacctgtctatataaggtcccacagttgacagtgcatgtcagagccaaaaGCAAGCCATGaaatcgaaggaattgtccgtagatctccgagacaggattgtgtcgagacacagctctggggaagggtaccagaacattttggcagcgttgaaggtccccaagaacagtgtcCTCCATTATTCTtgaatggaaaaagtttggaaccatcaaaactcttcctagagctggccaaccggcaaaactgagcaatcgggggagaaggaccttggtcagggaggtgagcaagaacccgatggtcactgacattgccactttccatgttgcctgtagcttgtgaggtgtggaaacactttgttgcttttatggattttgtcttgttgcttttgcTTCTATCtgcatgctatgtcttgcttgtcctatgttgctctgcgtgtgctcaatgattgtctatattgtaattgtttttaataacctgcccagggactgtggttgaaaattagctggctggctaaaaccggcacttttactgaaacgttgattaatgtgcactgtccctgtaaaaataaaataaactcaaacagagctctagagttcctctgtggagatgggagaaccttccagaaggacaaccatctctgcagcactccaccaattaggcctttatggtagagtgctcagacggaagccactcctcacttaaaggaacatgacagcccgcttggagtttgccaaaaggcacctaaagactctcagaccatgagaaacaatattctctggtctgatgaaaccaagattgaactctttggcctgaatgccaagtgtcatgtctggaagaaacctggcaccatccctacggtgaagcatgttggtggcagcagcatgctgtggggatgtttttcagcggcagggactgggagactagtcagggtcgaggcaacgatgaacggagcaaagtacagagagatccttgatgaaaacctgctccagagcgctcaggacctccgactgaggcaaaggttcaccttccaacaggacaacgaccctaggcacacagccaaaacaacacaggagtggcttcgggacaagtctctgaatgtccttgagtggcccagccagagcctggacttgaacctgatcgaacatccctggagagacctgaaaatagttgtgcagcaacgctccccatccaacatgacagagcttgagaggatcttcagagaagaatgggagaaactccccaaatacaggtgtgccaagcttgtagcgtcatatccaagaagactcaaggctataatcgctgccaaaggtgcttcaacaaagtactgaataaagggtctgaatacttaagtaaatgtgcatttcattttattttattttttatacatttgcaaaaattgatacaaaactgtttttgctttgtcattatggtgtattgtgtgtagattgatgaaaaaaacaaaacaattttaatcaattttagaatgtctaacctaacaaaatgtggaaaaagtctgaatactgaGTGCACTGTATTTCAATTATGTTCGCCTATTGCTTATTTGTTCAGGTACAACGAAAAGAGAAGATTGCAATCTTCACGAAACAGAAGAGGGCAGTCCCAGGGGCTTCCAAGCAGCGATGCTGTCCTTAACTGCCCAGCATGCATGACCACGCTGTGCCTCGACTGCCAAAGGTAGGAAATAAAGAGTTAATTTGGCTATGAATATCATCTTGAACTGAACTCACAGCATTTTACACAGCCAAACATTACACCCACTACAATTGTAAGGTTGAACAATTCTGGAAAGGATTTGTCTCAATCGACctcttgtttgttttttgtctACAGGCATGACAAATACAGGACCCAATACAGAGCCATGTTTGTCATGAATTGTACAGTAAACAAAGAGGAGATTTTACGGTACAAAACGCTCAATGAGAAAAATCTGAGGAGCAGAAAGAGGAGGAAAGGGCATCAACCAGAGCCAACAGCGTCAACCACAATGGAAGCCACAGATTCAGGAGCGGTGTTGGGGATGGGCGGAGAGGAGATCTACCATCCCGTTCAGTGTACGGAGTGCTCCACTGAGGTGGCAGTGTTCGATAAGGACGAGGTCTACCACTTTTTTAACATCCTCGCCAGCCACTGCTGAAGATACACTGTTGATATGACCTTTGTGATATCCCTGATAAGACTTTTGGTTTCTGAATGTACATCTTTTTATGGTATTAGACAGGGGTGTATTATCATGTAAAGATTTGATTACAGCCGTTGTCTGCCAACATTTTATTAAGTTTATCCCtatggtatttttttttttttttatatatatatttttttttagttAAACCAAAGATTTgtatatcttcatactgtactgtctttggttagggtatggacgtcccaaggattccggatAGCAATAACCGTTTGGAAATCTGATTAGAGTCGGGACAGGAAGTGGAAACTGCCCTTTGCACTTTTTCATGTGATTCGAGATTGGTTGAGAAAGAAAGCTGTTAAACATCACTGGGGGGGATTCATCTGCACCTGTTGACAGATGATTGCATTCGTTTTGGAAACGGGCTGCCTCCTGGATGTGAGCCAGGTGCCCTGTTCTAAGCCAACAGGGATATTTGGCTCAAAACAAAAGGGATGTAATTGGCATGTTGAGTAAGAGTCGATTTTGTGatttcacatgcaaaagtgattgcttttgaaAAACGCTTTATCTACCAAGAAATAATCGGCAATCacaaaaaatacaataaatacaaCTTCAAGTTATGGCGTTTTGAGGAAAATATCCTGCTTGTGTTACCAGTATATTCTCGTCACGGCTTTATACATGTTGAAGCCTTGGGAGAGAACCATCTTCAGTATCTTTTTTGGTTCCAGAATGGTTTGAAAATAACTAGGCTACTGGGTATTTTAGCCGGATAGGTAACTAACTACAACCCCTTGCCTTGTAATTTCGAATAGTTAGCAAGTAGCCTATTTGTTGGTTAACCTTTAttgctgaacaatagactatgaAACGATAACAGTAGGCTATAGCTACTAGCTTAGGTGGACACAGTGTAGCCTACTGTTGGTTCATTCAAGACAACTCTGTAATATCCGACATAAAAACTCGTTGTAGAAAGATGTGGCCAGGGTTTTCCACTTGGTCAAATCGAGGTCAAATCCCGACGTCAGTTATCAGGTCGTAAAGggggagctctagaaagatgccagagtttccgagttggatgacctttcaaaatgtaatcaaaatgattattttaatcagcttAATCTGGCATAAAAAGTGCATGTGTAGACCTCATATAGCCTGCAGTCATTGGTGTAGGCTGATTTGATATGTTAGGCTATTCAAGTAAGCTGGAAGCTGGTCAAAAAGAGGTGAGAAAGATATGACTATCAAATTAGGCTACTGTTGATCACATCACTGAACAATTATGACTGAAGAATGATTTTATCCCTTTCATAGGCCTGATAAGAATGAATTTATCCCTTTCATAGGCCTGATAAGAATGATTTTATCCCTTTCATAGGCCTAATAAGAATGAAGTTATCCCTTTCATAGGCCTGATAAGAATGAATTTATCCCTTTCATAGGCCTGATAAGAATGATTTTATCCCTTTCATAGGCCTGATAAGAATGATTTTATCCCTTTCATAGGCCTGATAAGAATGATTTTATCCCTTTCATAGCCCTGATaagcagtggtgtgtattcatggatgccaagggaagccaggctccccccaaaaatatacCAATTAAAACAATTCTAAACAAATTGTTTTATCTTTCgtctgtttcataattttcctttaATTCccgaggctgaatgtatctcacaggagaaaacatcagagcgagcgaaacagcacccctctgtatctgtaggccatctatctgatgctgtctggtccaaacgactatgacattgttgccgcccgtagcattgaaggcAAGCAAAGCCAGCTAGCATCTGGGCTctcttgattaaaaaaaaagtataacaaATTTGCCAACCAGCATTGAGGTGAACTGAGCAAGCTCAACTGTGAATCGTCTTGGCGCACCAAATAAAGGGAAGCCACCTTGGATTTTGGCATCACTCCAATCAAATCCCCTTGAGAGAatatgtcattgacagaaaaactcTTAttgtgttgtcctccggtggctagctagccagctggctaaattagccatggatggagataaggatttggaattgtggttttacttaattctgcgtactggccaatgattataatggcgattctgatccaaccattcattcatacattgttgtgcccctgtcctgagaggatggaagttcaatatgtagctagatgtgaAAGgcaaatgttaactagctaacggtGCCAGAGAGACTATAGTAGACggttgctgtcaaaaagtgaGTGAGTTGTTCCTGTGTCCTGTGTTTGGGCTGTTAATGACATCCTGTCCGGATGTTCTCACGACATGTAGTGTGTGCTTATGTAACTTGATAGTTTCTTTGAAGTAAAGCACGTGTTTGAAAGAAAAAGTAATGGCTTGGTGATTGATGTGACCTTGTTGAACTTAAAGAAAATGTGTTTGAACATTTGAAACAGTTGGGAATTTTTGTAGTGAACTTACGGAGCTGCTGTGTAGTGATCTTGTGACCCCTTGTAGAATGAACAGGAAAAAGTCATTTCTCGGTAGGTCTGCCTGAGTTACAGGTAAGTCTTAGACTTGTCCTGTGAACACTATGACAGAGAAGAAGCCTCAAGAGAGTTAAACCACAGAAAACTACAGAAAACAGGTGTATTGTGTCCTTTATGTCTGGGCCACAATAACAAAACTATTGATGACATTCTGTGTGATGCACCTGATTGTTTTAATGGTGTGATTGATATGAGTGAAGGCAATATGAATCTCTTCAGTAGCGTATAGTCCAGACTCCAAAGTGACAGTTTTAGGTTGTTCTGATAGCGCATATGCCTCCAAATCTGTTTGTATGTATTTTCAAACTACTCTGTGCCTGTCTTTAGCTTCAGGTGGCAAGATTGGTTTAAAGTGCTTGATATGATTAAACGAGTGCAACAATCTTTCCACCATGGTGAACGTTTACGAAAATGGTCCCTTCAGTCATCAAGACAAAACTTGGCTTTAAAGGCAAGAAGGTTTATCTATTATCAAAAAGAGAACATACGAAGCCTAGCAGACCATGGAGAGCCTGCATGGAAGAGACGATGTCTGATGTCCTCACCGCTTGAAGACGGGGATTTGGAGACTGATGGGGTTGGTGTCAGGTTACGATAGGCCCCTGAAAAGGAGGAAAATGCTCATTCtactttaaaaacactttttttccaacaaaagaaaaatgtaatgtgtAATAATAACATGTATGGTCTATATAAAGGTTTAATAATAAACAGTGTCATAGTTTAATATTTAATATTGCATAGTACACTTTAATCATTGTAATAGGTATGTTTAAATGTCTGTACTAAAGGTTTGGAAGAAAATGTTATTTACCTTCAATGAATTACAGTCTTTCAcgttgggtgggtgtgtgtggggcctGGTTGCATGGGGTTATGTCAAGCTGTGGGTGTTACAAGTAGACGAGGGCCATGCTCAAGGCATTATTTTcgaagaaaaatacatttaaaaaaaataagtctTTCCTACAAAAAATTATTATACAAATATTTATAGGGTATTAAAGTGTAGTATTGTGTAATAATATGTATGATTTATATAACGGTTTAGAAAAAAAAACTGTGATATAGTTAAATATTGCATAGTAACTTTTAATAATTGTAATATCTATGTTTAAATGTCTTTACTAAAGTTTTAGAAGAAAATAAAAAGGTTTGAAGGAAAATTGCATTTACCTTCAATTAAATAaagctctctccctccgtctttccccttgcatgtatgtgtgtggggcTTGGTTGCAGGCGTGGTGTCAGGTTACAAGCTAtgggtttaaaaatgttttaacgtacatttaactaggcaagtcagttaagaacaaattcttatttacaatgtcggcctacacaggccaaacccagatgacgctgggccaattgtgaaccgccctatggaactcaaATCACGGTCAgtttgtgatatagcctggattcgaaccagggtgtctgtagtgacgcctcaaacactgagatacagtgccttacaccgctgtgccactcgggagtcccGAATGGCACAGGCAGACAAGGGTCCTGCTCTGCTTGTAGGGTTACAAGCAGACAAGGGTCCTGCTCTGCTTGTAGGGTTACAGGCAGACAAGGGTCCTGCTCTGCTTGTAGGGTTACAGGCAGACAAGGGTCCTGCTCTGCTTGTAGGGTTACAAGCAGACAAGGGACCTGCTCAAGGCCTTCTTTTCTAAGAAACAATACTTTCCAACAAAAGAATGTGTAGTAAAGTGTAGTATTGTTCAATAATAATATGTATGATACATGTAAAGGTTTAGTGTTGTGTACTAATAATAATATGTATGATCTATATAAAGGTTTAGTAAAAAACAGTGTTATAGTTTAATATTGCATGGTAAACTTTTAATAATTGTAATATGTATGCATTTCTGTACAAAAAATTTAGAAAAAATAGGTTGTAAAGAAAATGTAATTTACCTTTAAtgaaatctctgtctctctctgtctgtctccccgatctgcttctctctctctctctcaacacaagAGCCATCGAGTTATTGGGATGTGTTTGGGTGTGGAAAGCTTTGATGCACCTCGTTTACACCTGAATTATTTTAAAAAGAGTTCTCAGCAATCCAGATTTAATGGTCAATAGGTTGCTAATCTAGGGGGTCCCGTACACACAAGGGAACTATATGTACACAAGTGGATCCCCAGGTGTCTTTGAAACAACTGCTTTACAGCTGTTTCACCTTTACCCTTTTAAAAATagttcctgggggggggggggcgtccaGGGATGTCCGGGGGAAGTCCGGGGATGTCCGGGGGGCATCCGGGTATGTCCGGGGGAAGTCCGGGGATGTCTGGGGGGCGTCCGGGTATGTCCGGGTATGTCCGGGGGGCGTCCGGGTATGTCCGGGGAATGTCCGGGTATGTCCGGGGAATGTCCGGGGGGATGCCGGTGGATGTCTCAGTcaatcaaaaaaataaataactccAGAGGCCAAACTCCCTCCTCTTTGAAAGGGTCATTATACTCTTTAAGATGGGCCATATACTTGACTTCTTAAGCAGTGGGCTTAATCAGGGGCATatagagtgtttcttggtaggcAAACAAATCTACTGTGAAACCaagtacagttgatgtcggaagtttacatacaccttagccaaatacatttaaactcagtttttcacaattcctgacatttaatcctagtaaaaattccctggcttagatcagttaggatcaccactttattttaagaatgtgaaatgtcagaataatagtagagagaatgatttatttcagcttttatttctttcatcacattcccagtggggcaGAGTTTAcatttatttggtagcattgcctttaaattgtttaacttgggtcaaacatttcgggtagccttccacaagcttcccacaataagttgggggcaattttggcccattgctcctgacagagctggtgtaaatgagtcaggtttgtaggcttctttgctcgcacacactttttcagttctgcccacaaatgttctatgggattgaggtcagggctttgtgatggccactcaaataccttgactttgttgtccttaagccattttgccacaactttggaagtatgcttaagtcattgtccattc
This region includes:
- the LOC115172356 gene encoding E2F-associated phosphoprotein, coding for MNRQAEYDSYEIEEPSDEERAEDSSEDELDVLLNGTPDQKRKLIREYLTGESESSSGDEFEKEMEAELSTTIKTMECKWAPPTAPAGEALGANDNAATPGLPQPELYDNVYFDSDSDEEETAPSSSSGQRHRKQRSIPTNDELLYDPDEDDRDQAWVDAKRRRYNEKRRLQSSRNRRGQSQGLPSSDAVLNCPACMTTLCLDCQRHDKYRTQYRAMFVMNCTVNKEEILRYKTLNEKNLRSRKRRKGHQPEPTASTTMEATDSGAVLGMGGEEIYHPVQCTECSTEVAVFDKDEVYHFFNILASHC
- the sptssa gene encoding serine palmitoyltransferase small subunit A, whose product is SAITKNTINTTSSYGVLRKISCLCYQYILVTALYMLKPWERTIFNSILISVAGMAVYTGYVFMPQHTMAILHYFEMVQ